The genomic interval TGCCATTTTAGAGAAAATATCGCATGAACTCTATACGGTGGAGAGCATCTCCAAAGTGCGTCTTAAAGCCATCATCGATGAAGTTCTTTAGTGGATTTTGCCTTGCAAACGAGCAAGAACTCTTTACTCCGTATCTAAACCAAAGCGATTTCACCGTCGCTGGGTTTAGTTACGGAGCCATCAAAGCATTCGAATACGCCCTTACATGTAAAGAGCGCATCGACACCCTCCAACTCTTCTCACCCGCCTTTTTCGGGGACAAAAACGCAAAATTTAAAAAACTTCAAACGCTCTCCTTTTCCAAAAACAGTGACCTTTATACACAAAATTTTATGCGAAATTGTGTGTATCCATCCACGTTTGATATACAATCATTTTTTCAAAAAGGAAATCTTGAAGAGCTGAATGAGCTTTTGAACTACACATGGGAAAAGGAGCGTTTACGCACTTTGCAAGAGCGAGGCATGAACATCGAAGTCTATGTTGGCGAATGTGACACCATCATTGATGCTTTACATGTAAAAGATTTTTTCGTACCTTACGCAAGCGTTTACTACCTCAAACGAGTAGGGCACATCTTAAAATGATGCAACCTTTAGATGAAGCCGCCGTTTTAAAACGCTTACACGAGCCTTCTCCTCGTGCTTTTTTCCTTCTGTTCTACACCAACCAATGCAGTCAATGCAAAATCGCCCGCGCAAGAGTAGAACGAGTGATGCAAAAAAGTAAGTTTGAAGTGGATTTTTTCAGATGTAATCTCGATGAAGCTCCCGCAGTAGCCGAATATTTTAACATGCGCTCTGTACCCGTTTGTATGACATACAACCAAAAAGGCGAGCAGCAAAGGGTTGAATACGGTCTAAAATCTGAGGCCGTTTATGAGAGTATGGTATTGGGAGTTAATACGCAAAAAGGCGACCCGAAGTCTCGGTTGTTGGGGTTTTAGGGGTATGATGATGTTTTTACATGTAAAAAAATTCTGACCCTATTTTTCTATTTTTATTTCTTTAATGCAACAAAATATTTGATAAATTACCCTACAGCTAATTTGTTTCTCAATCTCAATGTTAGGATAGTAAAAAATGGTTATTAATTCAGAAAGAAAATATTCATCAATTGAATCACAAATTGATGAAGAATTTATGCATATTTCAGATTTCATATGGAAAAGTAACTACTTAATATTAGAAGAGAAAAAACGTGAAAAAGAAATATATAGTATGTATGAAGAAGCTGCCATTGATATGATAACTGCAAACCTTAGATGGGAATATGAATCATTCAAGATAAATAAAATTTTTCCTTATCTTACTAATGTTAGTAATTTATTCACACTAATCTCAATTCTTGAACATAACTTATTAAAGCTTGCAAAAGAACTAGAAAGTAGAGATAGTTCCTTACTAATAAGTGATATCAGAGGAGTAGGAATTAATAAACTTTTTGAATACTTTAAAAAGAAAAATATTAATCTAGAAAAAGTAACTTTGTTTAAACAAATACAAGCATCAATAAAAATTAGAAATTGTTTTTTTCATGCAAGTGGTGTTATTTCATGGTCAAAAGATGATATCGAATTAAAAAATATTGTAAAGAATAAACTTTATTTTGATCAAGAGTTTAGAGAAAAGCCAAATATAAAGAATAATAAAGAGTGGATAATTTCAATAGTTAAATCAGACTATGGTCAACAATTACAATTAACTCATAAATACACATTTATTTTATCAAGTTATATTAAAGATTTTTTAAAGGAGTTATGCCGTGTTTTGTCTGAAAAATATGTAGTATAACAGGAACAGATTACTTTAAATCTTTAACTAAAGAAAATAATATAAAAAGTAGCCTCTCATCACTCAAACCAAACCCCCGAAATCAACTCATAAGATTTTATTCTATCCTCTGGGTTATAGATCATAGAGTTTATCATCACTTCATTCGCACCCGTTCGCTTAATAAGGCTTTCAAGTTTTTCTTTCACAAATTCGGGCGTTCCCCAGATGGACTCACGTGTTTTATGTCGTATGCTCTTCTCTTCCCACGGTTCCCATAAACGACTCATATCGTGTGTTGGCTTACTTAACGGACTATTATCACCACGTTGGAGATGAAGAAACTTTTGAAGTTCTGTTGTCGCTAAGTAGTGTGCTTGTTCCGTTGTTTCGGCACAGACGACATTAATGCAGATGATGATATAAGGCTCTTTTAACGAGGAAGAGGGTTTAAAGTTTGCACGATAGAGTTTTATGGCATCTTCCATGGCATCAGGTGCAAAGTGTGATGCAAATGCAAAAGGCAATCCCTTTTCTGCCGCTAATTGCGCGCTAAACGTGCTCGAGCCAAGCAACCAGATGGGGATGTCGAGTCCGTATCCAGGGACTGCTTTGATCCCTTTTGTGCCTGCACGATCTGATAAAAAGTATTGCAACTGTTCAAGCATCAGAGGAAAGTCTGAGCCGTCATTGTTTATGTCACGTCTAAGGGCAAGCATGGTTTGTCTATCGGTTCCTGGAGCTCTTCCTAAACCCAAATCTATTCTATGTGTATATAAAGACTCTAACGTTCCAAATTGCTCAGCAATAACGAGTGGTGCATGGTTTGGTAGCATGATTCCACCTGAGCCTATTCTGATCGTTTGAGTTTTTGCTCCAATGTAACTTAATACGACCGATGTTGCGGCACTAGCAATTCCGCTAAAATTGTGATGTTCTGCTACCCAATACCGTCTATATCCAAACGCTTCAACCCCTTGGGCTAGTTTTGTGCTGTTTTCGATGGCTTGAGCTATGGTGAAGCCTTCTCCTACGGGAATTAAATCTAAAACCGATAATGGTATTTTTGGACTATTCATGTTTTTCTCCATTTAAAAGCATCGCGTCTAAACATTTCTCTCACTATAGTCAAATAAGATTAAGAATAACATTACCTAAAGATAGAACGTTTGCGCCTTCAGGAAGAGAAGAGGGCTAAACTTTTGACCTTTACATGTAAAGAAAAAATAGCTCATCTTCACTCACTACAGATTAGGCTGTGGGAACAGTCCCACCATCAATCACATATTCCATGCCCGTTATGGATGCGGCACGAGGGGAGACCAGAAACGTGATGAGATCAGCCACTTCTTGCGTCCGAGCGGGGCGACCAAGTGGAATGCCACCTAAGGCGTCCATGATAATCTTTTTTCCACCTTCGTAATCAGTCTTGGCTTGATCCGCGAGCCGTTCGGCAAGTTGAATAGCCGCCTCGGTCTCAACCCACCCTGGAGAGACACGCACCACGCGGATACCTTTTGGCGTAATCTCTTTAGAGAGACTTTTACTGTAAGTGGATAACGCCGCCTTTGCCGCCGCATAAGCGGTTGTTGATTCGGGTAATGGCAGTTCGTGTTGTATGGATGTCACATGAATGATAACACCTGAGCCTTGCGCAATCATAGAGGGAATTAAACCTCTGTCAATGCGCACAGCAGGCATCAGATTTTGATTGATCGCGGCATCCCATTCACCGTCATTGAGAGCTAAAAATCCGCCGCCTGGGGCGTTCGAACCACCGAGGACATTGACAATGACGTCAACGCCTCCGAGGCGGTCAAGAACAGCTTTTGTAACGGTTTGACATCCCTCTGCGCTCGTAAGATCTGCCGCTATGTAGATGATGTCAGAAGGTGCCGTGTCAGGGATCGAACGTGCCGTTGCAACGACCGTCATACCAGCATCATGCAATGACTCAACGACGGCCGCACCAATCCCTTTTGTGCCACCTGTCACAAGAGCCCTGAGTCCCGTGAGTTCAAGGTCGAAGCTCATAGGATGACTTCTAGGGACGCTATTTTAGTGCCCTCTAAGGTAAAGAAATAGCGAAGGTCAACGGGGCTACCAGGAAAGTTACCTTCAACGCGACTCGTGACCATTGTTATACCATCTTTTTCTTCGCATGCGAAGGGCACACACGTGTAGGTATATTTCGCTGAAGAATCTATTTTCCATTGTTTGATGGCGGCTAAACCATTGTAGGTGTTGCCTTCATCTTTTACTACGGCGTTGTCAGTGAAACATTTGCCAACAGTCTCACTATCACCTCTGTCTGCGGTGAAATAGTCGTCGATGGGTTGTGGAAGATTGAGAGACTTATTCATAATTTTAGTTCCTTTCTCGTTCGTAGATGTGCCAAATGGCTGTATCCATTATACAAACGATAACTGGACTACATTATGTCATGTTATAAATTTTCTCTGATATTTTTTAAAAATTTTCTCTGATTGCCTATACATTTCATCACGAATGTGTTGCGGTTCAACCACTTCTAAATCATCTCCAAAAGAGAGCAGATAGCGCATCAGCCACTTATTATCTGGTAAAACTGTCTCTATCCTTAACGAACCGTCTTCATTTTTGCTGATACTTTCCTCATTGAACTCTTCATACGCCTTATATGCACCATCGTGAGAAATTTTCAATTTGATAGTGATCCATTGTTCATGCCCGTTATCTTGAGGCTCTTCATTCTGTTCAGCACGTTTGGTAAAACATTCTTGTGTGACACCAATACTTGATATGCGTGAAATCTTAAATGTTCTATAGCTATTTTTAGATAAGCAAAACCCATAAAGATACCACGCATTGACCTTATACACAAGCTTTATAGGTTCAATCTTTCGTCTGCTTTTTTCTCCAAAGCCGTTTATATAGTCAAATTCGATGATCAAACTGCCAAGAATGGCATCTTTAAGAGTGGTAAATTGAGATATTTGATTTTGATTGCTCCCCCAAGGAGAAAAGTCAACCTCAATCCAATTTACCCCATTTTTTTTAAATAAACCACTTAACCTTGAAAGTACCTTATCGTCTTCTAAATGATGCGTTATGCTCAAGCTCTGCAAGGCATACAGTATTTCGTTTTGTTCCTTGTCTGAAAGAACAGATTTGTTCAGTACATAACCATCTGTTATTCCTATACCGCCACCTTTTCCACGACTCGCATAGATAGGTATCCCCGCGGAAGAGAGCGTGTTGACGTCACGATAGATTGTTCTGATGGAAACCTCAAAATGCTCAGATAGTTCGCTCGCCGTTATTGTTTTTTTATCCAGAAGGATATAGACAATTTCAAATAATCGATTGATTTGCATTCTTTTCCTTCAATTTCTTTACATGTAAAGATAGAAACACGATAAAATATAAAAATAGTCTATCCTCATTATTTTATCGAAAACGCCAAGGAATCCTCCTCATGAATGCAACACCAAGCGATTCCAGAGAGCTGTTTGCCCTCAACAAACCAAAGGGCTATCTAGTCACACGCTCTGACGATCTTGGGCGAAAAACCGTTTATGATCTTTTGCCTGAGTGGGCTTTTAAGGAGGGATGGATGCCCATCGGACGGCTTGATCTTGAATCAAAAGGGCTTTTACTCTTTACGACCAACAGCAAAATAAACCACGCATTGACCACGCCTAAAAATTGCATCAAGGTCTATGAGATTTGGGTGAGAGGTCATGTGAGCGATGAGCATATCGCAGAAGCATTAAAAGGGGTGGAAAGCCCGCAAGGGTTACTGAAAGCGCTTGAAGTCGTAAAAATGGGCATGGGAGGTGCTAAAACAAAACTCAGGATTATCATTGACGAGGGGAAAAATCGGCATATCCGCAGACTGTTTGGAGCACTGAAAGACCCAAAATTTGGCACGCCTTTAAAGGTCTTAGAATTGTGTAGAATCAGCATTGGCAGCTTTAAACTCGATATTAAAAGTGCTCAGTGGCGTTTTCTCTCCGTTGAAGAAGAAAAACTGCTCATTAAAAATCTTGATTAATACAAAGCGTTACATGTAAACATTTTATGACTCAAAAGTCTTTACATGTAAAGACAAAAATAGCTTTTTTCACCAACCCTTATTTTCCAAAATCAGACTCAATATTTTATCTCCATCAAGCATAAAAGGATTACAATGGCGTCATGTCAACGAGATAGAAAGGATTTTTCATGAATGACAACATTGCGATGTACTTTGCTAAGCTTTTAGCCGAAGTAGGGATTAAGAGAATATGGGGAATTACAGGTGATTCTTTAAATGGATTGAGTGATAGTTTGAAAAAATTGGGACAAATTGAGTGGATGGGAACGCGTCATGAAGAAACAGCAGCTTTTGCGGCGGGTGCTGATGCGAAAGTGAGTGGTAAAATCGCCGTTTGTGCAGGCTCTTCAGGGCCTGGAAATTTGCATCTGATTAACGGTCTTTTTGATTGTCACCGAAATGGCGTGCCTATTTTGGCGATCGCTTCGCATATACCTTCGAGTGAAATCGGAAGTGGGTATTTTCAAGAGACGCATCCTGAAAATTTATTTAAAGAGTGCAGTGTTTATTGTGAGTTGGTCTCGACTCCTGAGCAGATGCCTTATATTTTAGAAACAGCTATCAGACAAGCCATCTTAAAAAAAGGGGTTAGTGTCATCGTCATACCAGGGGATATTTTGCTTCGCCCTATGCCAAAAGATGCCAAATATTTGTGGAGCGAACCGCGTTTTCCAAAGGTGATACCAAGCAGTGAGGACATCAACGAACTTGCAAAAATTTTAAATGACAATCAAAAAGTAACATTCCTGTGTGGGGCAGGGTGCAGTGATGCCCATAATGAAGTGATGCAGCTTGCAAAACTTCTGGGCGCTCCCGTTGTCCATGCACTCGGAGGCAAAGACTCCATGGAAGGAAACAACCCAAATAGCGTCGGCATGACAGGACTCATCGGGTATGAATCGGGTTATTATGCGATGGAAAGCTCCGATGTTTTGCTCATTTTAGGCTCAGCATTTCCATATAAAGCGTTTTACCCACAAAAGGCAAAAATCGTTCAAATCGACATCAAACCTGAAGCGCTAGGAAGACACACCCAAATCAATCTAGGAATGGTGGGCGATATAAAATCGAGCTTGGAACTTTTAGTGCCCAAAATCAAACAAAAAGAGAATGACACCTTTTTAAAAAGTGCCTTGGAACACTATAAAACAACGGTTGAAAAGTTTGATAAATTAGCCAGTGGAGACAGCAAAGAGGGGTTGATTCACCCACAATATTTGACAAAACTGCTTAACACCTATGCGAGTGATGACGCGATATTTACATGCGATGTCGGCACACCTACGGTTTGGGCGGCGCGGTATATAAGCATGAATGGAAAGCGAAAACTGATCGGTTCGTTCAGTCACGGTTCCATGGCAAATGCCCTTCCACAAGCCATCGGCGCAAAAGTGAGCAGTCCTGAGAAACAAGTCATTGCCTTGTGTGGCGATGGCGGTTTTGCGATGCTCATGGGCGATATATTGACACTGACTCAGCATAACATCAAAGCAAAAATCGTGATTTACGATAACAGTTCATTAGGATTTGTCGCCATGGAGATGAAAGCAGGTGGCTACTGGTATGACAACACAGAATTAACCAATCCAGACTTTGCCGCAATCGCCAATGCCGCTGGCATTAAAGGCATGAGAGTCGAAAAACCTGAAGATTTGGAAGAGCGCGTCAAAGAGTTCCTTGCCTATGATGGCGCCGCTTTGCTTGATGTAACCATAGCAAAACAAGAATTGGCAATGCCTCCAAAAATCTCTTTTGAAAATGCAAAAGGGTTCGGCATCTACATGTTAAGAGCGATTATTAATGGCAAAGGCGATGAATTGATCGAAGTGGCAAGAGAGAATTTGATACGATAAAATTGATTAAAGGTGACAGGTTCTTATATCTTGTCACCTTTTTTACGCTTAGAATTTTACGACACTCAATGACCTTTTTTTTCTCTTCATTTCAATTTGCATTAACCTAAGTCAAGATAAAATTTCGCTCGAAATATGTTCAGGTGATTCATTTTCACTAAGAAATTTAACGTGATTTTGGGGTGTCGCCAAGCGGTAAGGCTCTGGTTTCTGGTACCAGCATTCAGGGGTTCGAATCCCTTCACCCCATCCACTTTTTTACTTCAAACAAACCTTATTAAACGCTCACAATATTTTACATGTAAAGCGATTCTCACTTGCTATAATAGTGTATCTTAAAAAATAGGGCGATGTGATGTTAGAGTATCAAGCGATTCTTGACGAAATTTTGCATGAGATCACGCCATATTTAGGTGAGGGAAGGGTGGCTTCGTACATTCCTGAGCTTGCGCGCGTTGAGCCTAGTTCCTTTGCGATGTCGCTTATGTGCGTTGATGGAAGAGAGTTTCATGTGGGAGCGTATGAAAAACGCTTTTCGATTCAGAGTATTTCCAAGCTTTTTACGCTCACTTTGGCGATGCAATTAGCGAATGATTCGCTTTGGGAGCGCATCGGTAAAGAGCCTTCGGGCACGCCTTTTAATTCACTCGTCCAGCTCGAATACGAACATGGCATCCCCCGCAATCCTTTTATCAATGCAGGCGCCCTTGTCGTCACCGATGTCATTTTAAGCCACCTTCAAGACGCGCACCAGAGTGTTTTGGAGTTTATTCGCACACTGTGCGCAAAAGATGACATCAATTTTGATTTTAGCGTGGCAAAGTCCGAGGCACAAACAGGTTTTCGCAACCACGCCATGGCAAACTTTCTCAAAAGCTTTAACAACCTAGAACATGAACCCTCACGTGTGCTGAATGCCTACTTTCATCACTGCTCCATCGCCATGAATACCCAAGAATTAGCCAAATCGGCACTCTTTTTAGCCAACGGCGGCATTCAACATTGGAGCAATACACCCATCTTAAACGCACGCCAAACCAAGCGCATCAACGCGCTTATGCTAACCTGTGGCACGTACGACTCAGTCGGAGATTTCCGTGTGGGATTGCCCGCCAAAAGTGGCGTCGGAGGAGGCATCTTAGCCACACTCCCTGGCAAATTCAGCCTCTGCGTCTGGTCGCCACGGCTCAATGAAAAAGGCAACTCGTTTGCAGGCACGAAAGCGTTAGAGCTTTTTACCACTAAAACGAAGCTTTCGATCTTTTAGTGGTTTGATTTTTGATACAATAATTTGGTGAAAGTAAGAAAAAAATCTTTACATGTAAATAAAATTAAAATTCAGCCTTAACTCTTCTGGAGACTTATACTATGCACAGCTTTACCGAACTTGTAAATAGATGCGCAATCTTTACCCTTAAAACCTTAAGTGATACGAACGAACGAACCATTGAAGCGTTACAAACGAATGGCGCTACTTCTTTAGTAAAAACTCTTCAGATGATACAGCTACAAAAAGTGATTTTGGCAGTCGGTATGTTCTCTATTTTTGAAGCTAACTTGCAAGAAGGGTTAGATTGTACCGATGGATTTGGAGAGGCTAAAAAAATCTTAGACAATGAAGGGAAAACAGATCTGAAAGAGTGCTTTGATAATCTTATTCTAGCTATCAACGTACTCAAACATGGACGCGGTCGCAGTTATGATACGCTCATAGCAAAGGCTAATACGTTACCTTTCAGAATAAAACTACCTGACGAATTTTTCTTTTCCGAAGGTGACGTATCGGAGGTATCGACATTGATTGAAGTTAACGATATGTTCGTCCAGCATTGTGGCAAAGTAATTAATGATGTGTCCAGAGCAATTCGTCAAATACGTCCAGAGTTCATATAAGATCAACCAAAGTAAAAAAGAACTAAACTTTTAATTTTGCCTCTTATAACTCTCTCTTTACATATAACCCCAACCAAACCTTCGGGCTTACCCCATACCACTTCTTAAACGCCCGTAAAAAGGGGCTGGGTTCGGCGTAGCCTAGGTAGGACGCGATGGTGGGGGTGTCCAGTCCTTTTTGGAGGTAGTGTGTTGCTAGCTTTTGACGTACTTCACCTAAAAGCGCTACAAAACTGACTCCTTCTTCTTTGAGCTTTTTTTGAAGGGTTCGTGGGTGCATGCCGATTTTGCGTGCTACGCTCTCTAATGAGACGTCGAGCTCTCCTGTGGCGATGAGAATGTAACCTAAGACTTGATCTTTGAGGCTTCCGTGTACGCTCATTCCCAAACTTTGTTCCGCCTCTTTTTCAAAGACGCTGAGCAGATACGGATTGTCATAACTGGTTTGCATCGCCAATTGTGTTTTATCAAAAAAGAGGGCGTTTTCGACCTCATCAAAGAGAATTGTCTCACCAAATATGCTCTGATAGGCTTTTACATGTAAAGGTTTTGCATGCCGAAAAGTTGTCTGTTTTGGGAAAATAGGATTGGGGATGATTTTGTTAATGAGATGGAGCAGGGCACTTAAATGAATCTCGGCACTGTACTTTTCAAGATGCGTCATCTCTCCCTCTTTGTGAATGAAAAGCGTGAGTTTTGCCCCTTCTTTTTCAGCCACAAAAAGAGGTTTGAGCGTTTTTCCGATGAGCGGATAGTAACGACACAACTTAATGATCGCCTCTTCAACCGTGCGCGAATGCAGCATCAAATAGCCCAAAACACCCAGATTACTAGGCGTAACGGACTCGGCAAATTTAAAGAGTAATCCCGCATCGCCTGAGCGTGCGATCGCTTCTTCGATCAGTTCATGAAGATACGACGCTCTGATCTTACCACCTTTTACATGTAAGGATTGCAGAGTGATGTCGCGCGCCTTCATAAACGCTGTTGCATCATACGCATAGTTCTTGGTTAAAAAAGAGAGAATCACCAAAAACGCTTCCGCAGGAGCCTGCTTAAAGTCATCGAGTCGCAAAATGTCATCCCTTGAGTCGTAAAATGTCACTGGAAATTTCTGGGCAGATTATATACTAACGAGCATTAACCCTGCTTAATAAGGAACCAAAATGGATACCTACAGCGTTGTACTCGCATTTCACGTTATCTCCATCGCGACATGGATGATCATGCTTGTGTATCTTCCCAAACTCTTTGTCTACCACATCACGGCAACCCATGATGCACAGGCACAAATTGCCGTACAAGAGAGCAGTCTTTACAAAGTGGGAACCATTGCGATGATCTTATCGATCAAGTTTGGGCTTATCTTACTCTACCTCAATCCTTATCTGCTCAAAAGTGGAGGGTGGTTGCATCTAAAGCTTACGTTGGCGGCATGTATGGTCGTTTATCACTTTACATGTAAGAAATTCATCACGCAATTTACCAAAGAGGGCGTCTCTCAAAACCTGCTCTTTTTCAGGGTTTTTCGAGTGATTCCTGAGATTACGACAGCACTCATTATACTTCTTACGATCATCAAGCCATTTTAAAAAATGGCTTGAAATTCCATTGACAATCTTCTTTAAAAAATGTAGTATTTCAAAAATGAATGACCGTCAGTCATTATTGAAAGGGAGTAGATGGCACGTATTATAGACAAAGAAGAAAAACGACTCGATATTGCCAGCGCATCGATTGAATTATTTGCACGAAAAGGCATTGCACAGACCAGCATCGAAGAGATTGCCAAAAGTGCGGGTGTTGCCAAAGGAACGATCTATCTCTACTTTAAAAATAAAGAGGAGATTATTTTTGCTATTTGGGACATGTTAGCCTCACGTCACCAAGAGACATTTCAAGCACGTATTACCGAAACAATGAGCGCTAAAGAGAAAATCTTGGAGCTTTTTAATTTCAGTGAATGCAAAGAAGAACACGACAAAGAAGACCTCTTGACCCTTTACCAACACTTCCTAAGTACCATGCTCATTGATAAAACAGGGCTTTACACCAATTATTTTGCAACGATTTGTCAAAGAGATTACGACATTATCTTTCAGTGTATTCAAGAGGGTATTGCCAAAGGAGAGCTTGAAGTACACGATGTGGACAAACTCACCAATACCATTATTATTTTCATGGAAGGTGTTGTCATTCGATCCAAAATGAACAATTTTAATTTTGAACAAACACAATTACATTTAACCCAACATATTGCCTTTTTACTCGATCAATACCTAAGGAAAGAACCATGCAAAAACTAACCCTTTTATGCCTCTTTCCACTGTTTGTTTTTGCGGGAAATTTACCTGAACTCGTAAGCCTTGCAGAACAAAACAAACACGTGGAAGCTTCACGTTATAGCTTAGAAGCGGCAAAAGAAAAAGAGTATGCCACGAAAAGTGGTTATATGCCCAGCCTCAGTTTAGGGGCAAATCAAACCTACAACCAAGAAGAGAGCATACTTTATCCAGAGCGTAGCAGGACAGGTTCTGCCACACTCTCCTTTACCATTTACGATGGTGGGAAGCGTGAAGCACTGTTTGACCAACAACAAGCCCTTGTTAAATCCGCTACGTTTTCACTCTCATCGGTGCAAAATGATGTCTCTTTGAACGTCATCTATTATTATTACAACTACATCAGCACACTGGCTAGCAGAGAATCAACCTTGCAAAAGATGGAACAGCTTGAAGCGGAGCGTTACCGACTTGACAAATACCTCTCTGTTGGCAGTGCAACCGCCGATGAGCTTCAAAAGATCATCTCAACCATCGAGCAAACCAAGGTCGATCTTTTAACCCTAGACAACACGCTCAATAACATCTCAAACACCCTTGAATACCTCACAGGTAAAGAGGTAAGTGTAGAATCAGGCTCTATCATAGCCTTTCAAGAAGGAAAAGTGGAAGATGCCACACGTTTTGATATTTTGGCATTAGAACAGAGTGCGCAAAGTGCCAAAGCCGAAGCCAACGTCGCCAAAGCGCCACATCTTCCAACCATCAAAATAGAAGACACCTACTCACGTTTTAAATACGACTACGCCAACCCTGCATGGGACTCAAACGCCGATCGTCAAAACACCGTGCAACTTTCCATGCAATGGAAGATTTTTGACTTTGGTTCCACTTCCGCGAGTTATCAAGCGGCACAAAAGACGTACCTTTCCAAAAACAGTGATTTGGCGTATGAAAAAGCCAAAGCCAAAGCGAGTTTTAAAAGTGCTCAAAACAGCTATAAAACAGCGCTTGCAAAAATTGAAGCAGCTCATGCAAAACTCACCGCATCTGAAATGACCTACGAACTCGTCAAAAAGAAATTTCAACAAGGTATCGTCAACAACGTCACGTATCTTGACGCCCTTAGCGATAAATTCAATGCCAAATCCCAGCTTCAAACAGCCTTGAATGAAGTGGAATACCAAAAAGCCGTCTTACTCTACGAAATGGGTAAAGAGATAAAAGGAGCCATCCAATGAAAAAAATTTTAATCACTACTCTGTTTATGTTTCAAGCCCTCATTGCAGGGGAAGTTTATGCAACGTTTGATGTTGTCAGCGAGAAAAGTTCCGAGCTTGGTCTTTCCATTTCAGGCGTTGTAGGTGCTTTACATGTAAACGTTGGCGACCGTGTCAAAAAAGGTGATTTGCTCCTTGCTTTAAATAATGCACAAGAGAAAAATGAGTATGAAAGTGCTCGTAAAAATGCAGAACATTCGGTTAAAACATACGAACGCTACGCCAAGATAGCAGATGTCATCGACAAAGAGAAGATGGAAAATTACCTCTATGATAGAGACATTCAGCTCTTGAACGCCCAAAACAAAGAGATTATCTTCAAAAAAACAGAACTTCGCGCTCCGTATGATTTGGTGGTGAGTAAGAAAAACACGGAACTTGGCAACATCGTCCTAGGTTCACAAACCAAACTTTTGAGCGTTGAAAGTACCCACGATGTCAAGCTTGTGCTTAAATTCGATGAAAAGTACTGGACCCAAATCAAAGTAGGGCAAAAATTTACCTATAAAGTTGATGGTAGCGATAAAAAACATGAAGGGGTCATCAGTAAAATCTACCCAACCATTATAGCCAGTACGCGTGAAATGCA from Sulfurospirillum multivorans DSM 12446 carries:
- a CDS encoding efflux RND transporter periplasmic adaptor subunit, which gives rise to MKKILITTLFMFQALIAGEVYATFDVVSEKSSELGLSISGVVGALHVNVGDRVKKGDLLLALNNAQEKNEYESARKNAEHSVKTYERYAKIADVIDKEKMENYLYDRDIQLLNAQNKEIIFKKTELRAPYDLVVSKKNTELGNIVLGSQTKLLSVESTHDVKLVLKFDEKYWTQIKVGQKFTYKVDGSDKKHEGVISKIYPTIIASTREMQAEVKAVDLMPGLFGNGTISVE